The proteins below are encoded in one region of Belonocnema kinseyi isolate 2016_QV_RU_SX_M_011 chromosome 5, B_treatae_v1, whole genome shotgun sequence:
- the LOC117173400 gene encoding uncharacterized protein LOC117173400 yields MKVLWRGWYAVSVLLALVCALPLNQKEKAYLRTKLSSFESLDVGDIPEDTFDEIIEDYETLRPNPAPKNNRLVAKPLALEPDAEMLPVHYKGLKPPGVDHMEMIVVDADTLGSHHLGKTAYRASKIEEGGDISGKRKSTEGKETQFKRLKLGQIENSQKSKKGVRKRNERNWYAEEEKRNNRLEKEDKGREENYGEFLNDGARAVSDIVSSDANQNQARLDRRGFLNDSESSEEDATNRDKKRIY; encoded by the coding sequence atgaaagtattatgGAGGGGTTGGTACGCAGTTTCCGTCCTGCTCGCCTTGGTTTGCGCACTTCCCTTAAACCAGAAGGAGAAGGCCTACCTCCGAACAAAGTTATCCAGTTTTGAATCCCTCGATGTTGGGGACATTCCCGAGGATACCTTCGATGAGATTATTGAGGATTACGAAACCCTCCGTCCTAACCCAGCTCCCAAGAATAACAGATTGGTGGCAAAGCCACTAGCTTTAGAACCCGATGCCGAAATGCTACCCGTACACTACAAGGGGCTGAAGCCACCCGGAGTGGATCACATGGAGATGATCGTTGTGGATGCAGATACGCTGGGATCTCACCACCTCGGCAAAACTGCCTACCGGGCTTCCAAGATTGAAGAGGGTGGTGACATTTCCGGGAAGAGGAAGTCTACCGAAGGAAAGGAAACCCAATTCAAGCGACTCAAACTTGGTCAAATCGAGAATTCTCAAAAAAGCAAAAAGGGAGTTCGAAAAAGGAATGAGAGGAATTGGTatgcagaagaagagaagaggaATAATCGATTGGAGAAAGAAGACAAAGGACGagaagaaaattatggagagttTCTAAATGATGGTGCTAGAGCTGTTTCTGATATAGTGTCCAGTGATGCGAATCAGAATCAGGCCAGATTAGATCGTAGAGGATTCTTAAATGATTCTGAGTCGTCAGAAGAAGATGCGACGAATagagataaaaaaagaatatattga